The DNA region CCCAGCGGCACGAGCGCGAGCGTGGTCTCCCGCTCGCAGCGGTACGCGTAGTCGTAGGAGACGCCGGATCCGGCGGGCACGCGGCGCACGGCCGCCACCGACGCCCGCAGCGTCATCGCGGGGCGCAGGCCGAGGTCGGCGGAGCTGCGCCCGGGGAACGGGGAGAGGCCGTAGAGCCCGAGGCCGATGCGCACGGCATCCAGCCGCGCCTCCGGCAGGCTGATCGCAGCGGCTGTCGCGGCGAGGTGGCGGATCTCGGGACGGATGCCGAAGGACTCCGCCTTCGCGATGACCTCCGTGTACCGGGCCAGCTGGGCGAGGTCCTCCTCGACGCCGGTTCCGGAGAGGTGGCTGAAGATCCCCACGACGCGGATGCGGCCGATGCGCTCGAGCCGTGCGGCCTCGGCCAGCACGCGGTCCAGGTCGGCGTCGGCGACGCCGTTGCGGGACAGCCCGGTGTCGACCTTGAGGTGCACGGGTGCGGGGGCGGCGGGCATGGATGCCGGGGCCGCCTCGGATGCGGCGATGAGCTGCTCCCATGAGGAGACGCCCACCTCGATCCCCGCCTCGACGGCGTCGTCGAAGCGTCGTCCCGGTTCGTGTAGCCAGGCGAGCAGCGGTGCGGTGATGCCCGCGCGGCGCAGGGCGAGGGACTCCTCGATCGTGGCGGTGCCCAGGCGCGTGGCGCCGCCGGCGAGTGCGGCGGTGGCGACGGCCGCCGCGCCGTGGCCGTAGCCGTCGGCCTTGACGACGCCGATCACCTGCACGCCGGTCAGGGTGCGCAGGGTCCGCACGTTCTCGGAGACGGCGCCGAGGTCGATGGCCGCCTCGCGGAACGGGTTCGGGTACGTCATGCTCGCTCCTGGAGTTCCGTGGCCGTGCTGCGCTCGGCGACGACGAAGGCGGCCGCCAGCCCGGCGTCATGCGTGAGGGTCAGATGCACGTCGGTGATGCCGCGCTCCTCGACGACCGCGGCCGTGGAGCCGGTGAGCGCGAAGCGCGGCCGACCGGAGGGCTCCGAGGCGATCTCGATCTCGCTCCAGTACACGCCGTCGCTGCCGCCGAGCGCCTTGATCAGCGCCTCCTTGGCCGCGTACCTCGCCGCCAGCGAGCGCGGCCGCAGCCGCTGCTCCGCGGGCGTGAACAGCCGCTCCAGCAGGCGGGGCGTGCGGGCGATCGAGCGCTCGAACCGCGCGATGTCCACGAGGTCGATACCGGTGCCGATGATCACCCGATCAGCCTAGCCGGGGTGTCGGCGTGCACCGGAGCACGGTGCCCCGAACCGCAGGCGGCCCGGGAGGTGGTGTCGGGCCGGGAGGATGCTGCGCCGCGGGGGAGGAAAGTGCGGCGACGTACGCATACAAGCGTGAGAGCATCTCCCCAGCCGTCGAACCACATCCCCAGAAGTGGCCGTACGTCGCCGCACCCGACAGCCCACGCCCCAGCGCACACTGTCATCGCTCCGACGCGAATCCCCAGAATCGCATCGGTACGGCGGTGTCAGCCTCTCCGGATGAGTCTGACCATACGAGTATCGCATACAACTTTCGTCTAGCAAAGTCCTGGTCGAAAGTCGTGCCCTTCTGACTGAAAGTGCCCCCTTGAGGGGTCACGGCTGCAGCGGAGTCCGCCGCGGCAACGGGGTTCGGCGAGGCTCCGCATCCCCGAAGTTCACTCCACGGTGACGGACTTCGCGAGGTTCCGCGGCTGATCCACGTCGAGCCCCCTCGCCGTGGCGAGGGCCATGGCGAAGATCTGCAGGGGCACGACGGCCAGGACCGACTCGAACAGCGGCGAGGCGAGCGGGATGCGGATGACCTCATCGGCATAGGGCAGCACGGCGGCATCCCCCTCCTCCGCCACGACGATCACGCGGGCGCCGCGAGCGCGGATCTCCTGGATGTTGGAGACGACCTTGGAGTGGATGAGCGCCGAGTGCCGCGGAGACGGGACGATCACGAACACCGGCTGCCCGGGCTCGATCAGAGCGATCGGCCCGTGCTTGAGCTCGCCTGCGGCGAAGCCCTCCGCGTGGATGTACGAGATCTCCTTGAGCTTGAGGGCGCCCTCCAGCGCGATCGGGTAGCCGACGTGGCGCCCGAGGAACAGCACCGAGCGGGTGTCGGCCATCCAGCCGGCCAGCTGCGAGACGTGCTCGTTCTCCTCGGCGAGGACGTGCGCCACCTTCTCGGGCAGGCTCTGCAGCTCGGCGACCTCGGATGCGGCGGATGCCAGCACGCCGCGCACACGGCCCATGTGCAGGCCCAGCAGCAGCAGGGCGGTGATCTGGGCGGAGAAGGCCTTCGTCGATGCCACGGCGACCTCCGGTCCTGCGTGGGTGTACACCACGGCATCCGACTCCCGCGGGATGGTCGCGCCCTGGGTGTTGCACACCGACAGCGTTCTGGCGCCGCGCTCGCGCGCGTACTTGACGGCCATGAGGGTGTCCATGGTCTCACCGGACTGACTGATCGAGACGACCAGCGTCTCCGCGCCGATCACGGGATCGCGGTAGCGGAACTCGTGGGCCAGCTCGACCTCGACGGGCACCCGCGCCCACTGCTCGATCGCGTACTTGCCGACCATGGCCGAGTATGCGGCGGTGCCGCAGGCGGTGATGATCACACGGTTGATGCCGGAGAACAGGTCATCGAGACCGTCCAGCTCCGGGATGACGACCCGGTCGCCGCGGATGCGCCCGCGGATGGTGTTCGCGACGGCCTCGGGCTGCTCCGCGACCTCCTTGGCCATGAACGACGACCAGCCGCCCTTCTCCGCGGCAGCGGCGTCCCAGGAGACCTCGAAGGGCTGCGCCTCGACGGCATTGCCCTCGAAGTCGGTGACGGTCACCTCCGACGGGGTGATGGCGACGATCTGGTCCTGGCCGATGGCCAGGGCGCTGCGGGTGTGCTCGACGAACGCCGCGACGTCGGAGCCGAGGAAGTTCTCCCCCTCGCCCAGGCCGATCACCAGCGGCGAGTTGCGGCGCGCGCCGACGACGAGACCGGGCTCGTCCTGGTGCACGGCCAGCAGCGTGAACGCCCCCTCGAGCCTGTTCACGACCGTACGGAACGCCGTGCGCAGGTCTCCGGATGCCCGGTACTCGCGCCCCAGGAGGGCGGCGGCGACCTCGGTGTCGGTCTCGCTGAGGAAGGTCACGCCCTCGGCGGCCAGCTCGGCGCGGAGCGCGGCGAAGTTCTCGATGATGCCGTTGTGGATGACGGCGAGCCGGCCGTCATCCGCCAGATGCGGGTGAGCGTTCACGTCGGTGGGGCCGCCGTGCGTGGCCCAGCGGGTGTGTCCGATGCCCGTCGTGCCGTCGGCGAGTGCGGCATCCGCCAGCGAGTCGCGCAGCACGGCAAGCTTGCCCGCCTTCTTGCGCATCCCGAGTGCGCCGTTCTCGTCGATGACGGCGATCCCCGCCGAATCGTAGCCGCGGTACTCGAGACGGGCCAGGCCCGCGAGAAGGATGTCCTGGCTGGGCCGCGGGCCCACGTATCCGACGATTCCGCACATGCGTTCAAGAATAATGCCGCGATCCTCCGCCCCCGTTCAGGAGGGCCTCGGCTCAGACCTTCCGCAGCTGCACGCTCTCCACGGCATGGTCGGCGCCCTTGCGCAGCACCAGCGTCGCACGGTGCTTGGTCGGCATGACGTTCTCGACGAGGTTGGGCATGTTGATGTCGTTCCAGTACCCGAGCGCCGTGGTCACCGCCTCCTCGTCCGTGAGGTGCGCGAACACGTTGAAGTACGACGACGGGTTGCTGAACGCCCCCTCGCGCAGCGCGAGGAACCGGTCGGTGTACCAGCGCTCGATGTGCTTCGGGTCGGCGTCGACGTAGATCGAGAAGTCGAACAGGTCGCTCACCGCGACGTCGTTGGGCGCGGGCGGCGGCTGCAGCACGTTGAGGCCCTCGACGATGACGACGTCGGGCCGGCGCACGACGACGTTCGCGTCCGGGACGATGTCGTAGCGGATGTGCGAGTAGAACGGCGCGCGCACCTCGGCCGCACCGCTCTTGACCTCCGTGAGGAAGGAGATCAGCGCACGGCGGTCGTACGACTCCGGGAACCCCTTGCGCCCCATCAGCCCGCGGCGCTCCAGCTCGGCGTTCGAGTAGAGGAACCCGTCCGTGGTCACGAGCTCCACGCGCGGGGTGTCCGGCCAGCGGCTCATCAGCTCGCGCAGCAGCCGGGCGATGGTCGACTTGCCGACCGCCACGGACCCGGCCACGCCCACGACGAACGGCGTGGTCGAATCCTCCTCCTGCAGGAACGCGCTGGTCGCCGCTCCCAGCCGCCGGATCGACGAGGCGTACAGGCTCAGCAGGCGGCTCAGCGGCAGGTACACCTCGCGCACCTCGTCCATGCTGAGACGGTCGCCGATGCCGCGGATGCCGACGATCTCGGTCTCGCTGAGCGGCTGGTCCAGCCCCGCCGACAGGCGCGCCCAGTCGGCGCGGTCGATCTCACGGTACTGAGACAGCGGCAGGTTCGTGGCTGCGGTCACGGATGCCATCGTATCCGCCGGACGCCCGGACCACGGCATCC from Microbacterium soli includes:
- a CDS encoding holo-ACP synthase encodes the protein MIIGTGIDLVDIARFERSIARTPRLLERLFTPAEQRLRPRSLAARYAAKEALIKALGGSDGVYWSEIEIASEPSGRPRFALTGSTAAVVEERGITDVHLTLTHDAGLAAAFVVAERSTATELQERA
- the alr gene encoding alanine racemase; translated protein: MTYPNPFREAAIDLGAVSENVRTLRTLTGVQVIGVVKADGYGHGAAAVATAALAGGATRLGTATIEESLALRRAGITAPLLAWLHEPGRRFDDAVEAGIEVGVSSWEQLIAASEAAPASMPAAPAPVHLKVDTGLSRNGVADADLDRVLAEAARLERIGRIRVVGIFSHLSGTGVEEDLAQLARYTEVIAKAESFGIRPEIRHLAATAAAISLPEARLDAVRIGLGLYGLSPFPGRSSADLGLRPAMTLRASVAAVRRVPAGSGVSYDYAYRCERETTLALVPLGYADGVPRQASGRGPVLVAGRPHTVAGRVAMDQFVVDVGDEQVAVGDEVVLFGDPTRGHPAATEWADAAGTINYEIVTRIGARVPRRTVS
- the glmS gene encoding glutamine--fructose-6-phosphate transaminase (isomerizing); this encodes MCGIVGYVGPRPSQDILLAGLARLEYRGYDSAGIAVIDENGALGMRKKAGKLAVLRDSLADAALADGTTGIGHTRWATHGGPTDVNAHPHLADDGRLAVIHNGIIENFAALRAELAAEGVTFLSETDTEVAAALLGREYRASGDLRTAFRTVVNRLEGAFTLLAVHQDEPGLVVGARRNSPLVIGLGEGENFLGSDVAAFVEHTRSALAIGQDQIVAITPSEVTVTDFEGNAVEAQPFEVSWDAAAAEKGGWSSFMAKEVAEQPEAVANTIRGRIRGDRVVIPELDGLDDLFSGINRVIITACGTAAYSAMVGKYAIEQWARVPVEVELAHEFRYRDPVIGAETLVVSISQSGETMDTLMAVKYARERGARTLSVCNTQGATIPRESDAVVYTHAGPEVAVASTKAFSAQITALLLLGLHMGRVRGVLASAASEVAELQSLPEKVAHVLAEENEHVSQLAGWMADTRSVLFLGRHVGYPIALEGALKLKEISYIHAEGFAAGELKHGPIALIEPGQPVFVIVPSPRHSALIHSKVVSNIQEIRARGARVIVVAEEGDAAVLPYADEVIRIPLASPLFESVLAVVPLQIFAMALATARGLDVDQPRNLAKSVTVE
- the coaA gene encoding type I pantothenate kinase yields the protein MASVTAATNLPLSQYREIDRADWARLSAGLDQPLSETEIVGIRGIGDRLSMDEVREVYLPLSRLLSLYASSIRRLGAATSAFLQEEDSTTPFVVGVAGSVAVGKSTIARLLRELMSRWPDTPRVELVTTDGFLYSNAELERRGLMGRKGFPESYDRRALISFLTEVKSGAAEVRAPFYSHIRYDIVPDANVVVRRPDVVIVEGLNVLQPPPAPNDVAVSDLFDFSIYVDADPKHIERWYTDRFLALREGAFSNPSSYFNVFAHLTDEEAVTTALGYWNDINMPNLVENVMPTKHRATLVLRKGADHAVESVQLRKV